The segment TACGGTTTAGACGAGACATTTCTCCATGTCCGGCCAGAACACTGAAAGCAGGGGATATCCCGAGACCGTTCTGGACCACTTGCCCGATACACTGATACCCCAGACCTTTAATAAAAGCCTGGGTGTGATTTTGAATATATCTGGCACGGCTGTATCCGGATCGTGTAGCCAAGTTGCATATTAAGGATGGGGCGTGTTTCATATTTTCAACAGACAGCCTGACGGTATACGCTATCACCCATCTGGCTTTGTTGGGAATCACACGTTTATCGGCAGTTTCGTAAGCCAACTCTGTATCTTCGAAGTCAATTACCTTCCCGTCCGGGTCAGTAGAAAAAATCAGCTTCTTTGTGTTTTCATTAAGCTCGACGAAACCTACCTGTGCAGCTCCGAACATACGCATTGCTATTCTTATAATCCTGGCTGCTTCCTCTGGGGATCCTTCCCAGATCGGAACACCGCGATCTATCGGAGAAGGGATGGAAGGACCAAGCAAATCTCCATTAATTGATGTATCACTCTTAAATACATCGTTCAAGACATAATCTCTCAAAGAAAATCCAGGAACATGATTTTCGATATTTTCTATCTTTTGCCTGGATTCATTCTCAATTAACACCGCTTCCTCAGCAGCACCTATGTATTTTGCTAAATCTCCACGTCCAGCTGAAATTGAATTGCAAGCGTTAAAACGTTGCATCGATTTCCAGTCGACTTCAATAGTCGGTTGATCTACATTTTTTACCCACCAAGGACGTCTGGGGCGACCAGCGTTGTCAGCAAATCTCAAGACTGGATTTGAATCATTTATTAAAGCCGCTGAATCCTTCCTCAGAGCAAATGAAAATCCAGCTGACCCCATTAGCTTTAGAAAATCTCGACGTGATACTTTATAGCCGCTGGTCTTCATTTTGCATAATTCCCACCAGAAGAGCAAACTGTACCAGCTCTGCTCTGGAATTCAGGTTTAATTTTTCCATCGATCTTTGTCGATAGGTATCAACGGTTTTGGGGCTTATATTCAAATTTCCACTGATATCTGAACGAGAGTAGCCTAATGCTGTTAGTGTAAGTACTTCTAATTCTCGTTCAGATAAGTCTTTGAGCCGCAATTTTTTTTCATAGCTATTGGAAAATTCCTCGAACATACTAAATGCGGATCCCGGATGGAGATAGCGCCCACCTGTCACAATGGTATGGAAAGCTTCCAATAAGTGCGTATGAGCTGCTGACTTTGGGACGAAGCCATCTGCCCCAGCTTTCAATATCTCGGAGATCATATCCTTGTCATTGTGCATGGTCAAGACGATTATTTTACAAGTGTACGCCTGTTTTCGAATATCCTGAATCACCTCAAGCCCACTAATACCGGGCAAGGCTAAATCAATCACGACGATATCCGGGTTGAGGATGGTTAATAAGGCTAGAGCCTTTTCTCCGGATAGCGCTTCCCCGACCACTTCATATTCCGGATAACCTGCCAGCAGAAGTTCAAGACCATCCAGAAGCATCCGGTGATCATCGACAAGAAGAACGCGGTAGTTGCTATTCGACATTTTCTACCTCCTCCAGATGAGGCAGTACAGCCAATAACTCGGTGCCCTCTTGAGGATAGGACGATAGCCGGAGGCTCCCACCCAGCAGATCTAATCGCTCGCGCATAGCAACCAGTCCGAGATGCCTACTGTTATCCTGCTTAAAGAAGTCTTTAACATCAAAGCCAACACCATCATCGATTACAAGCAAATAGACATTCTCTTGATCAGACCACAGCTTTAGTTTTACGTTTTTCGCCCTGGCATGCCGGATAATATTCGTCAGTGCTTCCTGGGCGATCCGGAAAAAAGTGGTTTCGATTTCTGCCGGTAAAACGATATTGCTAAGATCGATATCGAATTTCGCATGTAAGGCGGAGTCTTTCAACATATCAGTTGTCAATTTTTCTAAAGCCTTCCCTAAGCCAAACTTATCTAAAACCACCGGCCGATTTTGATAGGATATTTGCCGGATGTATTCGATCACTTCTGATAAATTCTGACAAAGGTGACTGATTGTTGCAACATTTTTCTCATCAGGTAAATCTCGTTCGAAAGCCTTCATGCGCACCATCAAACTGGTCAGTATTTGACCTGCTCCATCGTGAAGCTCACGAGCAAGCCGGGTACGTTCATTCTCTTGCGCTTTAATTAAGGCTTTCATCAGCTTCTGCCTTGCGGCTTCCTTTTGGTTCAACTTCATTTCCAGCCAAAACTTCGATATATACTCGCTAATTAATGAAGATGCGTTTTTCAGTAATTTCAGATCGTGTTGTGTGAGGTGTGTTGAAGAGTCCACCACTAAATTTATCACCCCCAAATATTGGCCCCTGCTCATTAGCGGCATCGTGAAATGGCTAATTATTCCACTGTCGTTTTCTATTGGAAAACGTGAACATCGGAGTGTCGATACATTAGGATTAGCCAGACCTGAAATCAGATTCTGTTGGCAAGCGCAACGATGATCTGGATCGCAGGGGAGGACGAAGGACTTTTTATCATCAACTATGCCATACCAGGTAGCCAAGTGAAATTTGTCTCGATCCTTATCGTAGAGGTAAATCCAGCCAGAATTCAGATTTACAGCTTCGAGGATGCTTTTAAGAATCACAAATAGGGAATCATGTATGTCTTGAGTAAATGTTGTGGCCAGAGCTATTTGATTGACTAGTGATAGATAACGATTGGACTGAGTAAGTTTTTCCTGATTGTCCGATAAATTGTCGAGCATATTATTAAATGCACTGGAAACTTCACCAATCTCATCATTGCTCCAAATCTTCACCCGAGAGTTGATATTTCCCTGAGTAACTTCATTCGCGGTCCTTTTCAAACCCAAAAGGGGTTGGGTTAGCATGAACATCATTAGAATTGAGAATAAAATTGCTGCTGCAGCAGCCAAGATTGTTACCAGGAGGACACTTCTGCTGCCGGCTTGTATAGCGATTATTACGCGGTCATCCGGTAACAGGTA is part of the Dehalobacter sp. genome and harbors:
- a CDS encoding reductive dehalogenase, whose protein sequence is MQRFNACNSISAGRGDLAKYIGAAEEAVLIENESRQKIENIENHVPGFSLRDYVLNDVFKSDTSINGDLLGPSIPSPIDRGVPIWEGSPEEAARIIRIAMRMFGAAQVGFVELNENTKKLIFSTDPDGKVIDFEDTELAYETADKRVIPNKARWVIAYTVRLSVENMKHAPSLICNLATRSGYSRARYIQNHTQAFIKGLGYQCIGQVVQNGLGISPAFSVLAGHGEMSRLNRMITPEYGPMVQTFLLITDLPVATDQPINAGILEFCRTCKKCSESCPSAALNTEDEPSWEVQGDWNNQGHRAFFENGVRCNAYWKEVGSSCSICFSVCPFSKKNSAWVHSLVKASISTTPLLNSFFRSMDDALSYGAQKGLEEWWLLDFPEYGLAPKDWKG
- a CDS encoding response regulator transcription factor, with the protein product MSNSNYRVLLVDDHRMLLDGLELLLAGYPEYEVVGEALSGEKALALLTILNPDIVVIDLALPGISGLEVIQDIRKQAYTCKIIVLTMHNDKDMISEILKAGADGFVPKSAAHTHLLEAFHTIVTGGRYLHPGSAFSMFEEFSNSYEKKLRLKDLSERELEVLTLTALGYSRSDISGNLNISPKTVDTYRQRSMEKLNLNSRAELVQFALLVGIMQNEDQRL
- a CDS encoding HAMP domain-containing protein; protein product: MKHPSSMISKSLLSVPVRVKVLGIVLVPILFLGLSLNYWVKTGLSDWLSYLLPDDRVIIAIQAGSRSVLLVTILAAAAAILFSILMMFMLTQPLLGLKRTANEVTQGNINSRVKIWSNDEIGEVSSAFNNMLDNLSDNQEKLTQSNRYLSLVNQIALATTFTQDIHDSLFVILKSILEAVNLNSGWIYLYDKDRDKFHLATWYGIVDDKKSFVLPCDPDHRCACQQNLISGLANPNVSTLRCSRFPIENDSGIISHFTMPLMSRGQYLGVINLVVDSSTHLTQHDLKLLKNASSLISEYISKFWLEMKLNQKEAARQKLMKALIKAQENERTRLARELHDGAGQILTSLMVRMKAFERDLPDEKNVATISHLCQNLSEVIEYIRQISYQNRPVVLDKFGLGKALEKLTTDMLKDSALHAKFDIDLSNIVLPAEIETTFFRIAQEALTNIIRHARAKNVKLKLWSDQENVYLLVIDDGVGFDVKDFFKQDNSRHLGLVAMRERLDLLGGSLRLSSYPQEGTELLAVLPHLEEVENVE